From Caldicellulosiruptor hydrothermalis 108, a single genomic window includes:
- a CDS encoding M23 family metallopeptidase, which yields MNKKNWKEKLLDFFDTKGFYIIVAVCLLVIGFSVYTIATTDFTKYEVEQNQENKQSLNNQVKLPEIPQPQESSTEVTKQDDLKKEGSKSISSKKKSEDNKNSSNSNSTIRPTQSGNNSKNSNNKNKSSSVFSKKQDNKKMDSNIQIGTGTSQEDVEVINPVDFKPIFPTIGKVIREFSDQSLVYSKTLDEWTEHPGIDIEAQEGSDVKACFDGTVIDLGEDPLYGKYVVIDHGDGYISKYYNLKDLKDIQIGEIVRQGEKIGEVGTSSNIEYMDPPHLHFEILYNGENQNPLKFLPQTN from the coding sequence GTGAACAAGAAAAACTGGAAAGAAAAACTTTTAGATTTTTTTGACACTAAAGGTTTTTATATTATTGTGGCTGTATGTTTGCTGGTAATAGGATTTTCGGTTTATACCATTGCCACCACAGACTTTACAAAATACGAGGTAGAACAAAATCAAGAAAACAAGCAATCTTTAAATAACCAGGTTAAATTGCCCGAGATACCTCAGCCACAGGAAAGTTCAACAGAGGTAACAAAACAGGATGATTTGAAAAAAGAGGGTTCTAAATCTATAAGTTCAAAAAAGAAAAGCGAAGATAATAAAAATAGCAGTAATTCAAATTCTACTATCCGCCCTACACAGTCAGGAAATAATTCTAAAAATAGTAATAATAAAAATAAAAGCTCTTCTGTCTTCTCTAAGAAACAAGATAACAAAAAGATGGATTCAAACATCCAGATTGGAACTGGTACCAGCCAGGAAGATGTTGAGGTTATAAACCCTGTTGACTTCAAGCCAATCTTTCCTACCATTGGGAAGGTAATAAGAGAGTTTTCTGATCAGTCGCTTGTATATTCAAAAACTCTTGATGAGTGGACAGAACACCCTGGAATTGACATAGAAGCTCAGGAAGGTAGCGATGTAAAAGCTTGTTTTGACGGTACAGTTATTGATTTAGGAGAAGACCCTCTTTATGGAAAATATGTTGTAATCGATCATGGAGATGGATATATCTCAAAGTACTACAATCTCAAAGACTTAAAGGATATTCAGATAGGAGAGATTGTAAGGCAAGGAGAGAAAATAGGAGAGGTTGGTACAAGCTCTAACATAGAGTACATGGACCCGCCGCATCTTCATTTTGAGATACTTTACAATGGTGAAAATCAAAATCCGCTGAAGTTTTTACCTCAAACAAATTAA
- a CDS encoding MGDG synthase family glycosyltransferase gives MKVLILSLDAGGGHFAASNALKSAILQKYPESQVEIVDTLKIISPILDKLAVGTYLKAIKSVPFIYGLVYDSTDKEPPTRWSRALYEKFYFAFYKLYNIISDFKPDIVIGTHPSPVDMVAQLKKRGNINVPIISIVTDFTIHPYWINHFADYIIVHHQNLVYEAVKKGAQQNKVVPLGIPINPSFAQKYDRKQIVENLNLEDRPTILIMGGSLGLGNIEEIVEKACTICDKNYQIIVVAGKNKALKNALEEKDFGRKIIVYGFIDFIDKLMAISDILITKPGGLTCAEALSRKLPMILISPIPGQEERNTFYLMNNGAAAYVKNTENFDIVFSQIINNPQRLEHMKLACSFLGKPNSSIDIAEFIRGMAM, from the coding sequence ATGAAGGTTTTGATATTAAGCCTTGACGCAGGCGGAGGACACTTTGCTGCTTCAAATGCCCTCAAGAGTGCTATTCTACAAAAATATCCTGAGTCACAAGTGGAAATTGTAGATACACTGAAAATCATAAGTCCAATACTTGACAAACTTGCCGTGGGAACATATTTAAAAGCAATCAAGTCAGTGCCTTTTATTTATGGTCTTGTATATGACTCTACTGACAAAGAACCTCCAACCAGATGGAGCAGAGCTTTGTATGAAAAGTTCTATTTTGCATTTTATAAACTCTATAATATTATCTCGGATTTCAAACCGGACATAGTAATTGGTACTCATCCATCACCAGTTGACATGGTGGCCCAGCTTAAAAAAAGAGGGAACATAAATGTGCCTATAATAAGTATTGTCACTGATTTTACCATTCATCCATACTGGATAAACCATTTCGCCGATTATATTATTGTTCATCACCAAAACTTGGTGTATGAAGCGGTCAAAAAAGGTGCCCAACAAAACAAAGTAGTGCCACTTGGAATTCCTATAAACCCGTCATTTGCTCAAAAATATGACAGAAAACAAATTGTCGAAAATTTGAACCTGGAAGATAGACCAACAATACTTATAATGGGCGGAAGCTTAGGGCTTGGAAACATAGAAGAGATTGTCGAAAAGGCCTGCACAATATGTGATAAGAACTATCAAATAATTGTTGTTGCAGGAAAAAACAAGGCCCTCAAAAATGCTTTGGAAGAAAAAGATTTTGGAAGAAAGATAATAGTATACGGGTTTATTGATTTCATAGACAAGCTCATGGCAATAAGTGATATTCTCATCACAAAACCCGGGGGACTCACATGCGCAGAAGCACTGTCTCGCAAACTTCCCATGATATTGATTTCTCCTATTCCCGGGCAAGAAGAAAGAAACACTTTTTATCTCATGAACAACGGAGCTGCTGCGTATGTAAAAAATACCGAAAACTTTGATATAGTATTTAGTCAGATAATAAACAATCCTCAACGTTTAGAACATATGAAGCTTGCCTGTTCGTTTTTAGGAAAGCCAAACTCTTCAATCGACATTGCGGAATTTATAAGGGGAATGGCAATGTAG
- a CDS encoding cell wall hydrolase → MGKILKRYSLFILLLLISFILSIYSAKLIYDIKRASYENIEKKLEKALESTDKEVLNEFIETQGSTSYQNKDLYLLARVINGEARGEPYVGQVAIGAVIINRTKHPGFPKTISGVIYQPGAFTCVSDGQINAKLEPTALKAARDALNGWDPTNGCIYYYNPAKTTNKWIWSRKVMLVIGKHRFAK, encoded by the coding sequence ATGGGTAAAATCTTAAAAAGATATTCACTTTTTATCCTGCTTCTTTTGATAAGTTTTATCCTCAGTATATATTCTGCAAAGCTTATTTATGATATAAAAAGAGCAAGTTACGAGAATATTGAGAAAAAACTTGAAAAGGCATTAGAAAGTACTGACAAGGAAGTTTTAAACGAATTTATTGAAACGCAGGGGTCAACAAGCTACCAGAACAAAGATTTGTATCTTCTGGCCAGAGTTATAAATGGTGAGGCAAGAGGAGAACCTTATGTAGGCCAGGTTGCAATCGGGGCTGTAATTATAAACAGAACAAAACACCCCGGATTTCCAAAGACAATCAGCGGTGTAATCTATCAGCCGGGTGCCTTTACTTGTGTATCCGACGGTCAAATTAATGCAAAACTTGAACCAACAGCACTAAAAGCAGCAAGAGACGCGCTAAATGGATGGGACCCGACAAACGGTTGTATATATTACTACAATCCTGCAAAGACAACAAACAAATGGATTTGGAGCAGGAAGGTTATGCTTGTCATTGGCAAGCACAGATTTGCAAAATAA
- the ypeB gene encoding germination protein YpeB, giving the protein MSILGGYKELRERLKSVRLWSVMAVTLGILVIVALWGVNQYKGKANYHNYLTNMWHRAFFDMVGYVQNIQALLSKAEVSGDDRQRAVLYTEVWRNAFAAQENLSQLPIENNVALERTAKYLTQVGDLSFSLSKQLMSGKKETLLQQKQLKKLRAYADKLSNNLNELAIEISQGRLRWGEVRVVGTSRFRRIAQNVTSSRMLAVEAGFKDYPTLIYDGPFSDHISRQTPKGLPEKLISKEQAKKIALNFLNFKRADIVNYLGLSGDRIKVYTFEIIPDRRIRDRTITIAISKKGGKVIWMIDNRASSSPKIGVAKAKENAKKFLIEKGFANMIDTFYLKQDNTALINYIYQQNGVKIYPDMVKVRVALDTGQIVGFDATAYYMSHTSRKIPKPAISERQARNFISKNFDVQSVSLAIIPLDSGKEVFTYEFLGKYDGKYFADYINAITGKEENILEIIKDPNGILSM; this is encoded by the coding sequence TTGAGCATTTTAGGTGGATACAAAGAACTTCGGGAAAGGCTAAAGAGTGTAAGGCTTTGGAGTGTGATGGCGGTCACACTTGGTATTTTGGTTATTGTAGCGCTTTGGGGAGTAAACCAGTATAAAGGAAAAGCAAACTACCACAACTATCTTACCAATATGTGGCACAGAGCATTTTTCGACATGGTAGGTTATGTTCAAAACATCCAGGCATTGCTGTCAAAAGCTGAAGTGTCAGGCGATGACAGGCAAAGAGCGGTATTATATACCGAGGTGTGGCGAAACGCTTTTGCAGCGCAGGAGAACCTTTCCCAGCTTCCTATTGAAAATAATGTTGCACTTGAACGAACAGCAAAGTATCTTACTCAAGTTGGAGACCTCAGTTTTTCACTTTCAAAACAGCTTATGAGCGGCAAAAAAGAGACATTGCTTCAGCAAAAGCAGCTCAAAAAACTTCGAGCGTATGCAGATAAGCTCAGTAACAACTTAAATGAGCTTGCAATTGAGATAAGTCAGGGAAGGCTGAGATGGGGCGAGGTCAGAGTAGTTGGAACGTCAAGGTTCAGAAGGATAGCTCAGAATGTTACAAGCAGCAGGATGCTGGCAGTTGAGGCAGGGTTTAAAGACTACCCAACTTTGATATATGACGGACCTTTTTCTGACCACATCAGTCGCCAGACCCCAAAAGGACTTCCAGAAAAACTTATAAGCAAAGAACAGGCAAAAAAGATTGCGCTTAACTTTTTAAATTTTAAAAGAGCTGATATAGTCAATTATTTAGGACTTTCAGGAGATAGAATAAAGGTTTATACTTTTGAGATAATCCCTGACAGAAGAATTCGCGATAGAACAATTACAATAGCTATTTCTAAAAAAGGCGGCAAAGTAATTTGGATGATTGACAACAGGGCTTCCTCTTCCCCAAAAATAGGTGTTGCGAAAGCAAAGGAAAATGCTAAAAAGTTTTTAATTGAAAAAGGTTTTGCTAACATGATTGACACCTTTTATCTAAAACAGGATAACACTGCTCTGATAAATTATATCTACCAACAAAATGGTGTTAAGATATATCCCGATATGGTGAAAGTTAGAGTTGCTCTTGACACAGGGCAAATAGTAGGGTTTGATGCAACAGCATATTATATGTCTCACACTTCAAGGAAGATCCCTAAACCTGCAATATCTGAAAGACAGGCAAGAAATTTTATTAGCAAAAATTTTGATGTGCAAAGCGTATCGCTTGCTATAATTCCACTTGATTCTGGAAAAGAAGTCTTCACATACGAATTTTTAGGCAAATATGATGGTAAGTACTTTGCTGACTATATAAATGCAATCACTGGAAAGGAAGAAAATATCTTGGAGATAATTAAAGACCCTAATGGCATTTTATCAATGTAA
- a CDS encoding small, acid-soluble spore protein, alpha/beta type, producing MARQKIMSEELKMEIAKELGVYDVVTKYGWGEVKSRDCGNIVRKAIEMAERALKEKQ from the coding sequence TTGGCAAGGCAAAAGATTATGTCAGAGGAGCTTAAAATGGAGATAGCAAAAGAACTTGGAGTGTACGATGTAGTCACAAAGTACGGTTGGGGAGAAGTAAAATCGCGCGACTGTGGTAACATCGTCAGAAAAGCTATCGAGATGGCAGAAAGAGCCTTGAAAGAAAAGCAATAA
- the gpr gene encoding GPR endopeptidase, whose amino-acid sequence MFKIQTDLALETRELVQKGLGREIEGVEVEERKEFDDKIKITKVKINSIKGEAILQKPMGNYITIEADGLRDEDFEVQEQVSKILADELESLINVSQKSTVLVVGLGNWNVTPDSLGPKVVSKVLITRHLFEFVPEKVKDRRIRSVCAISPGVLGITGIETSEIISGIVHRIHPDLIIAIDALASRRLERISTAIQIADTGIVPGSGIGNERKGITKDTVGVPVVAIGVPMVVDAAIIANDAIDLLLERLKNETDRSSPLYMLLESIPDEDRFNLIKEVIFPYYGNLFVTPKDIDRIVENISTVIADGINKAIHPEVKENEEYRYVN is encoded by the coding sequence ATGTTTAAAATTCAAACAGACCTTGCCCTTGAGACGAGGGAACTTGTCCAAAAAGGGCTTGGAAGAGAGATAGAAGGTGTTGAGGTTGAAGAGAGAAAAGAGTTTGACGATAAAATTAAAATCACTAAGGTCAAGATTAACTCTATAAAAGGTGAAGCAATCTTGCAAAAGCCTATGGGCAATTATATAACAATCGAAGCTGACGGGCTGCGCGATGAAGATTTTGAGGTCCAGGAACAAGTTTCAAAGATACTGGCAGACGAGCTTGAAAGCTTAATAAATGTGTCACAAAAATCTACTGTGCTTGTTGTTGGACTTGGCAACTGGAATGTCACGCCCGACTCTTTAGGGCCAAAAGTTGTGTCAAAGGTGTTGATAACACGTCATTTGTTTGAGTTTGTGCCAGAAAAGGTCAAAGACAGGCGAATACGCTCTGTTTGCGCAATATCGCCAGGTGTTCTGGGCATAACTGGAATCGAGACCAGTGAGATAATAAGCGGTATAGTTCATAGAATACATCCTGATTTGATAATTGCAATTGACGCACTTGCTTCAAGAAGGCTTGAGAGGATATCAACTGCTATCCAGATAGCAGATACAGGTATCGTCCCCGGCTCAGGTATTGGAAATGAACGAAAAGGTATCACAAAAGATACAGTTGGTGTGCCTGTTGTGGCAATTGGTGTTCCTATGGTTGTTGACGCAGCAATTATTGCAAATGATGCCATAGACCTTCTGCTTGAAAGACTTAAAAATGAAACAGACAGGTCATCGCCGCTTTATATGCTTTTGGAGAGTATCCCTGATGAGGACAGGTTTAATCTTATCAAAGAGGTAATATTCCCTTACTATGGTAATCTCTTTGTGACACCAAAAGACATAGACAGGATTGT